A stretch of the Hydra vulgaris chromosome 09, alternate assembly HydraT2T_AEP genome encodes the following:
- the LOC101237719 gene encoding BLOC-1-related complex subunit 5, with translation MGQEQSNVSTDGSSVKKKEKAKLEDIIVVSKVDLTDGHNRIDDDLNNLKKIKFTKPVLNLVNTLDYSKLPHIVSGPLTEVVLRYQLHLTECAEAVAFDQNSISVLIKEVEVKILELFKSTINQQRYMEKAIEQIENVNEITKVLAKVEINLTNSKKQFKMLNNLLPVEDQIIDSEFLN, from the coding sequence ATGGGTCAAGAGCAAAGTAATGTTTCTACAGATGGAAGCTCTgttaaaaagaaagagaaagcaAAGCTTGAAGATATTATTGTTGTTTCTAAAGTTGATCTGACTGATGGTCATAATCGAATTGATGATgacttaaataacttaaaaaaaataaagttcacaAAACCggtattaaatttagttaacacTTTAGACTATTCAAAATTACCACATATTGTATCTGGGCCTTTAACGGAAGTTGTATTGCGTTATCAGTTACATTTGACAGAATGTGCTGAGGCAGTGGCTTTTGATCAAAATTCAATTTCTGTGCTTATAAAAGAAGTAGAGGTTAAAATActtgaactttttaaatctaCCATAAATCAGCAAAGATATATGGAGAAAGCTATTGAACAGATAGAAAATGTTAACGAAATCACAAAAGTTCTTGctaaagttgaaataaatttaactaattcAAAGaagcaatttaaaatgttaaataatctGTTACCTGTTGAAGACCAAATAATAGATtctgagtttttaaattaa
- the LOC136084663 gene encoding uncharacterized protein LOC136084663 isoform X2, with protein MSCTTVYSHPLTENLANEVIDECYQNHLEVIKGDILWKRFQDEWPNLFITDVKNKCSRKHVVFIGSLHSPDIIFEQIAILYSLPRYLCQSFIFVLPYFPTATMERVDTEGRVATASTMARILSAIPLSSQGPCQIVIFDIHALQERFYFGDTVIPRLESAIPLLLKELDKASHHKKISITFPDDGAYKRFHTMFESRYSFVTCIKIRNEDERVIKIKEGTIENYHCVIVDDLVMTGETLIECAKVLKDSGALSVSAYVTHAVFPKDSWKRFTKTDLFETFYITDTIPHAREISKHRPFKLLSISKIISKILQS; from the coding sequence ATGTCGTGTACAACAGTTTATTCACACCCCCTCACAGAAAATTTGGCTAATGAAGTAATAGATGAATGTTATCAAAATCATTTAGAAGTAATCAAAGGAGATATTTTATGGAAACGATTTCAAGATGAATGGCCTAACCTTTTCATTACAGATGTAAAAAACAAGTGTTCTCGCAAACATGTTGTTTTCATTGGTTCATTGCATTCACCGGACATTATATTTGAGCAGATTGCTATTCTTTATTCATTACCTCGCTACTTGTgtcaatcttttatttttgtacttCCTTATTTTCCTACTGCTACAATGGAGCGTGTTGATACAGAAGGGAGAGTTGCAACTGCTTCAACTATGGCTCGTATTCTTTCTGCAATACCATTATCAAGCCAAGGTCCTTGCCAGATAGTTATATTTGATATACATGCTTTACAAGAGCGTTTTTACTTTGGTGACACTGTTATACCAAGATTAGAATCAGCTATACCACTTTTGTTGAAAGAACTAGATAAAGCATCCCACCATAAAAAGATTTCTATTACTTTTCCTGATGATGGAGCTTATAAACGTTTCCATACAATGTTTGAGTCTAGGTATTCATTTGTTACATGTATAAAGATACGTAATGAGGATGAaagagttattaaaattaaggaaGGAACAATTGAAAATTACCATTGTGTTATTGTTGATGATTTAGTCATGACAGGTGAGACATTGATAGAGTGTGCAAAAGTATTGAAAGATTCTGGTGCTCTTTCAGTGAGCGCATATGTAACTCATGCTGTTTTCCCAAAAGACTCTTGgaaaagatttacaaaaacaGATCTATTTGAAACGTTTTATATCACTGATACTATACCACATGCAAGAGAAATTTCTAAGCACAGACCATTTAAATTGCTTTCAATATCaaagattatttcaaaaattctacaatcttaa